From Bradysia coprophila strain Holo2 chromosome IV unlocalized genomic scaffold, BU_Bcop_v1 contig_5, whole genome shotgun sequence, one genomic window encodes:
- the LOC119071719 gene encoding uncharacterized protein LOC119071719 isoform X2: MMHFPSESYNDRFLEETNDQEDTLNTEPDRNANDSIAKEVIEILDDETPVASSSDNNTAGTSLPNKIVLYKNKDKAPIHYAPLKETPNKPIILRHIKQLSSDGRQNAVKFIPVSSVKPQPTAKIRLNLANLKILPETAISKNLVAKSAIGSTPVSVRPIAPVAPRTYTVNKTKYLNVNDLKKSRIEQNLKRNRPQSDDDDDCVLVEEENGLGNIKEIVSTNNHKDSSMKFKTTLPSSISIKSVSGGESSRTVERPTLVAKVTTRPPANSNALVPVQPQLRVREFGKISDELNVDQGKVFRLIKLMISENQLLLGRHTGQLVRIARTKSNEFKIANTIYYYRTDAERERNYFFMNITRQPQQVNEIIQRCYAIYWGSPRRGCVGVVETKGVLDDKTKDFVFQQVKKSLFNEKSPPNINSPARVQPAPLILHNMAPQGRVPTNSMVGVKPIKVVSAIAKSQNDTGKDQLTINLDEDGKNNPQSSNTFQPYHVTKDAVQSPIRKNTATYKTIKSIAVQSPISKRSATSKTTFDAVPKRISKSSATSKPTFDAFPTRPVIKKLSTPEKANVKTPPRVKPKKKPAKRISPKDATANNELIRLSHFLTPTIRNLINKLKYFELKSGKVFTVKVGDSISKDKPFNIVFTENKPQFLADIRAKPVPTSLYVSKLVNYLFDAIYPYMRNRRREPIPIPPPQDIISDATPEVMEALLISESKRTYKEIAKLEASVNNSHATQDTSDYKHKCRICSQTFQRKYQLQRHKFVTHDSKPGEKSAESSPSSTSNVLSTIPDTIRNAFHDLETESCPDDLPLTTAIKTEKPEETILSDRSLLVPLYEELINEVRDDISLVKCKQEPEEHFEMTTLPLSTDNGLKKSNRPAKKRNFETNNGSGDETDSAPECLQTSTDAMEERRRTFEEFVALERQRQEKATRIAKVKDTEKERKTMRSKRSKAIGHRKAKKNLAPKMVPRKPIKLSRANKLIKQWPSLTVDLIDIKMK, encoded by the exons ATGATGCACTTTCCTAGT gAAAGTTACAATGATCGTTTCCTGGAAGAAACCAATGATCAGGAAGACACTTTGAATACCGAACCGGACCGCAACGCAAACGATTCAATAGCTAAAGAAGTAATTGAAATATTA GATGATGAAACACCTGTAGCATCGTCGTCAGATAATAATACTGCCGGAACATCCctaccaaataaaattgttctttacaaaaacaaagacAAGGCACCAATCCACTATGCACCATTGAAGGAAACACCGAACAAACCAATAATATTGAGACACATAAAGCAGTTGAGTTCAGACGGAAGACAAAACGCagtgaaatt TATTCCTGTTTCAAGTGTAAAACCACAGCCTACCGCAAAAATTCGGCTAAATCtcgcaaatttaaaaattctgccCGAAACTGCGATTTCAAAAAACTTGGTTGCAAAGTCAGCAATTGGTTCTACACCTGTTTCTGTGCGTCCAATTGCTCCGGTAGCACCTCGAACGTATActgtaaacaaaaccaaatatcTGAATGTCAATGACTTGAAGAAGTCAAGAATCGAGCAAAATCTGAAAAGAAATCGGCCACAATCTGACGATGATGACGACTGCGTTTTGGTCGAAGAAGAAAATGGG CTGGGCAACATCAAGGAAATCGTCAGCACAAATAACCACAAAGACTCAtcgatgaaattcaaaacgACACTTCCTTCGTCTATCTCGATCAAATCGGTCTCGGGTGGCGAATCCTCGAGAACAGTGGAACGACCAACACTCGTTGCGAAAGTAACAACTAGACCG CCAGCCAATTCCAATGCCCTTGTTCCAGTTCAGCCGCAATTGCGTGTGCGCGAATTTGGTAAAATCAGCGATGAGCTAAAC GTCGATCAAGGTAAAGTATTCCGTCTCATCAAGTTGATGATATCGGAAAATCAGTTACTGCTGGGGCGCCACACGGGTCAACTTGTTAGGATCGCAAGAacaaaatcgaatgaatttAAGATTGCGAACACCATCTACTATTATCGGACGGATGCCGAACGTGAGAGGAACTACTTTTTCATGAACATT ACACGGCAGCCTCAGCAAGTTAATGAAATAATCCAAAGATGTTATGCTATTTACTGGGGTAGTCCCCGACGTGGTTGTGTCGGTGTCGTCGAAACTAAAGGTGTTCTGGACGATAAAAccaaagattttgtatttcaGCAGGTCAAAAAG AGtcttttcaacgaaaaaagtCCGCCAAATATTAATTCACCTGCGCGGGTACAACCGGCTCCACTTATCCTACATAATATG GCTCCTCAAGGTCGAGTTCCCACGAACAGTATGGTCGGTGTCAAACCTATCAAAGTAGTGTCAGCCATCGCAAAGTCTCAGAATGACACGGGGAAAGATCAACTCACCATAAATCTGGACGAAGATGGAAAGAATAATCCGCAATCAAGCAACACATTTCAACCATATCACGTCACGAAAGATGCCGTGCAGAGCCCGATCAGAAAAAATACTGCGACATACAAGACTATCAAGAGTATTGCTGTTCAAAGTCCAATTTCCAAGAGAAGTGCGACCTCCAAGACTACATTTGATGCAGTTCCAAAGCGAATTTCCAAAAGCAGTGCGACCTCCAAGCCTACATTTGATGCATTCCCAACGCGACCTGTAATTAAAAAACTTTCGACTCCGGAGAAAGCAAATGTGAAGACACCGCCGCGCGTTAAACCGAAGAAGAAACCAGCGAAGAGAATCTCACCAAAGGACGCGACCGCAAACAATGAACTGATAAGACTCTCCCATTTTCTGACCCCAACCATACGAAACTTGATCAACAAGTTGAAATACTTTGAACTGAAAAGTGGCAAGGTGTTTACGGTGAAAGTTGGTGACAGTATTTCAAAG GATAAACCGTTCAACATTGTGTTCACCGAAAACAAGCCGCAATTCCTTGCAGATATTCGAGCGAAACCCGTACCAACGTCCCTGTATGTGTCAAAGTTGGTGAATTACCTATTCGATGCGATATACCCC TACATGAGAAATCGTCGCCGTGAGCCCATCCCAATACCTCCACCACAAGATATAATTTCGGACGCTACGCCTGAAGTAATGGAAGCGCTATTGATTAGCGAAAGTAAGCGAACGTACAAGGAAATCGCTAAGTTGGAGGCTTCGGTTAAT AACTCACATGCGACACAGGATACTTCCGATTACAAACACAAATGTCGCATTTGCTCACAGACTTTCCAACGAAAATACCAATTGCAACGACACAAGTTTGTCACACATGATTCAAAGCCTGGCGAAAAGTCGGCAGAATCCAGCCCGTCGTCTACCTCAAATGTCTTGAGTACGATACCTGACACCATCAGAAACGCATTCCACGATTTGGAAACCGAATCCTGTCCAGATGACTTGCCATTGACGACAGCCATCAAAACGGAAAAACCAGAAGAGACAATCCTAAGCGATCGGTCGCTTCTCGTACCGCTGTACGAAGAACTAATTAACGAAGTACGAGACGACATTTCGCTGGTAAAATGTAAACAAGAACCCGaagaacatttcgaaatgaccacGTTACCACTGTCGACGGACAACGGATTGAAGAAATCCAACCGACcagcgaaaaaaagaaattttgagacGAATAATGGCAGTGGCGACGAGACAGACTCAGCACCGGAATGCTTACAAACATCGACAGACGCCATGGAAGAGCGTCGACGAACTTTTGAGGAGTTTGTGGCATTAGAACGGCAGCGACAAGAGAAAGCGACACGAATTgcaaaagtgaaagatactgAAAAGGAACGTAAAACCATGCGGTCCAAACGTTCCAAGGCAATCGGTCACCGGAAGGCTAAGAAGAATCTCGCGCCGAAAATGGTTCCCCGAAAGCCGATTAAATTATCACGAGCAAATAAGCTGATCAAGCAATGGCCATCGTTAACCGTTGATCTGATCgacattaaaatgaaataa
- the LOC119071719 gene encoding uncharacterized protein LOC119071719 isoform X1, translating to MSFCKYCFVRTCSINSKRNPDKYFFRVPYNKEIRRKWCVSVGRDPDSLSYASAAFCCSDHFNFKADLNRIASTKTAPVLRSDVLPSLERHDNQMEIVEVDSEEDRPGEKEPKNLFVREVVYIEESYNDRFLEETNDQEDTLNTEPDRNANDSIAKEVIEILDDETPVASSSDNNTAGTSLPNKIVLYKNKDKAPIHYAPLKETPNKPIILRHIKQLSSDGRQNAVKFIPVSSVKPQPTAKIRLNLANLKILPETAISKNLVAKSAIGSTPVSVRPIAPVAPRTYTVNKTKYLNVNDLKKSRIEQNLKRNRPQSDDDDDCVLVEEENGLGNIKEIVSTNNHKDSSMKFKTTLPSSISIKSVSGGESSRTVERPTLVAKVTTRPPANSNALVPVQPQLRVREFGKISDELNVDQGKVFRLIKLMISENQLLLGRHTGQLVRIARTKSNEFKIANTIYYYRTDAERERNYFFMNITRQPQQVNEIIQRCYAIYWGSPRRGCVGVVETKGVLDDKTKDFVFQQVKKSLFNEKSPPNINSPARVQPAPLILHNMAPQGRVPTNSMVGVKPIKVVSAIAKSQNDTGKDQLTINLDEDGKNNPQSSNTFQPYHVTKDAVQSPIRKNTATYKTIKSIAVQSPISKRSATSKTTFDAVPKRISKSSATSKPTFDAFPTRPVIKKLSTPEKANVKTPPRVKPKKKPAKRISPKDATANNELIRLSHFLTPTIRNLINKLKYFELKSGKVFTVKVGDSISKDKPFNIVFTENKPQFLADIRAKPVPTSLYVSKLVNYLFDAIYPYMRNRRREPIPIPPPQDIISDATPEVMEALLISESKRTYKEIAKLEASVNNSHATQDTSDYKHKCRICSQTFQRKYQLQRHKFVTHDSKPGEKSAESSPSSTSNVLSTIPDTIRNAFHDLETESCPDDLPLTTAIKTEKPEETILSDRSLLVPLYEELINEVRDDISLVKCKQEPEEHFEMTTLPLSTDNGLKKSNRPAKKRNFETNNGSGDETDSAPECLQTSTDAMEERRRTFEEFVALERQRQEKATRIAKVKDTEKERKTMRSKRSKAIGHRKAKKNLAPKMVPRKPIKLSRANKLIKQWPSLTVDLIDIKMK from the exons TGACAGCGAGGAAGACAGACCCGGAGAGAaagaaccaaaaaatttattcgtccGTGAAGTGGTTTACATTGAG gAAAGTTACAATGATCGTTTCCTGGAAGAAACCAATGATCAGGAAGACACTTTGAATACCGAACCGGACCGCAACGCAAACGATTCAATAGCTAAAGAAGTAATTGAAATATTA GATGATGAAACACCTGTAGCATCGTCGTCAGATAATAATACTGCCGGAACATCCctaccaaataaaattgttctttacaaaaacaaagacAAGGCACCAATCCACTATGCACCATTGAAGGAAACACCGAACAAACCAATAATATTGAGACACATAAAGCAGTTGAGTTCAGACGGAAGACAAAACGCagtgaaatt TATTCCTGTTTCAAGTGTAAAACCACAGCCTACCGCAAAAATTCGGCTAAATCtcgcaaatttaaaaattctgccCGAAACTGCGATTTCAAAAAACTTGGTTGCAAAGTCAGCAATTGGTTCTACACCTGTTTCTGTGCGTCCAATTGCTCCGGTAGCACCTCGAACGTATActgtaaacaaaaccaaatatcTGAATGTCAATGACTTGAAGAAGTCAAGAATCGAGCAAAATCTGAAAAGAAATCGGCCACAATCTGACGATGATGACGACTGCGTTTTGGTCGAAGAAGAAAATGGG CTGGGCAACATCAAGGAAATCGTCAGCACAAATAACCACAAAGACTCAtcgatgaaattcaaaacgACACTTCCTTCGTCTATCTCGATCAAATCGGTCTCGGGTGGCGAATCCTCGAGAACAGTGGAACGACCAACACTCGTTGCGAAAGTAACAACTAGACCG CCAGCCAATTCCAATGCCCTTGTTCCAGTTCAGCCGCAATTGCGTGTGCGCGAATTTGGTAAAATCAGCGATGAGCTAAAC GTCGATCAAGGTAAAGTATTCCGTCTCATCAAGTTGATGATATCGGAAAATCAGTTACTGCTGGGGCGCCACACGGGTCAACTTGTTAGGATCGCAAGAacaaaatcgaatgaatttAAGATTGCGAACACCATCTACTATTATCGGACGGATGCCGAACGTGAGAGGAACTACTTTTTCATGAACATT ACACGGCAGCCTCAGCAAGTTAATGAAATAATCCAAAGATGTTATGCTATTTACTGGGGTAGTCCCCGACGTGGTTGTGTCGGTGTCGTCGAAACTAAAGGTGTTCTGGACGATAAAAccaaagattttgtatttcaGCAGGTCAAAAAG AGtcttttcaacgaaaaaagtCCGCCAAATATTAATTCACCTGCGCGGGTACAACCGGCTCCACTTATCCTACATAATATG GCTCCTCAAGGTCGAGTTCCCACGAACAGTATGGTCGGTGTCAAACCTATCAAAGTAGTGTCAGCCATCGCAAAGTCTCAGAATGACACGGGGAAAGATCAACTCACCATAAATCTGGACGAAGATGGAAAGAATAATCCGCAATCAAGCAACACATTTCAACCATATCACGTCACGAAAGATGCCGTGCAGAGCCCGATCAGAAAAAATACTGCGACATACAAGACTATCAAGAGTATTGCTGTTCAAAGTCCAATTTCCAAGAGAAGTGCGACCTCCAAGACTACATTTGATGCAGTTCCAAAGCGAATTTCCAAAAGCAGTGCGACCTCCAAGCCTACATTTGATGCATTCCCAACGCGACCTGTAATTAAAAAACTTTCGACTCCGGAGAAAGCAAATGTGAAGACACCGCCGCGCGTTAAACCGAAGAAGAAACCAGCGAAGAGAATCTCACCAAAGGACGCGACCGCAAACAATGAACTGATAAGACTCTCCCATTTTCTGACCCCAACCATACGAAACTTGATCAACAAGTTGAAATACTTTGAACTGAAAAGTGGCAAGGTGTTTACGGTGAAAGTTGGTGACAGTATTTCAAAG GATAAACCGTTCAACATTGTGTTCACCGAAAACAAGCCGCAATTCCTTGCAGATATTCGAGCGAAACCCGTACCAACGTCCCTGTATGTGTCAAAGTTGGTGAATTACCTATTCGATGCGATATACCCC TACATGAGAAATCGTCGCCGTGAGCCCATCCCAATACCTCCACCACAAGATATAATTTCGGACGCTACGCCTGAAGTAATGGAAGCGCTATTGATTAGCGAAAGTAAGCGAACGTACAAGGAAATCGCTAAGTTGGAGGCTTCGGTTAAT AACTCACATGCGACACAGGATACTTCCGATTACAAACACAAATGTCGCATTTGCTCACAGACTTTCCAACGAAAATACCAATTGCAACGACACAAGTTTGTCACACATGATTCAAAGCCTGGCGAAAAGTCGGCAGAATCCAGCCCGTCGTCTACCTCAAATGTCTTGAGTACGATACCTGACACCATCAGAAACGCATTCCACGATTTGGAAACCGAATCCTGTCCAGATGACTTGCCATTGACGACAGCCATCAAAACGGAAAAACCAGAAGAGACAATCCTAAGCGATCGGTCGCTTCTCGTACCGCTGTACGAAGAACTAATTAACGAAGTACGAGACGACATTTCGCTGGTAAAATGTAAACAAGAACCCGaagaacatttcgaaatgaccacGTTACCACTGTCGACGGACAACGGATTGAAGAAATCCAACCGACcagcgaaaaaaagaaattttgagacGAATAATGGCAGTGGCGACGAGACAGACTCAGCACCGGAATGCTTACAAACATCGACAGACGCCATGGAAGAGCGTCGACGAACTTTTGAGGAGTTTGTGGCATTAGAACGGCAGCGACAAGAGAAAGCGACACGAATTgcaaaagtgaaagatactgAAAAGGAACGTAAAACCATGCGGTCCAAACGTTCCAAGGCAATCGGTCACCGGAAGGCTAAGAAGAATCTCGCGCCGAAAATGGTTCCCCGAAAGCCGATTAAATTATCACGAGCAAATAAGCTGATCAAGCAATGGCCATCGTTAACCGTTGATCTGATCgacattaaaatgaaataa